In a genomic window of Thermodesulfobacteriota bacterium:
- the phaC gene encoding class III poly(R)-hydroxyalkanoic acid synthase subunit PhaC: protein MTIKSTKFIPALDKVEKAREKFLKALDITLLNPPDVEVGTSPHEVIFTENKLRLLHYYPQTEEACSTPLILVFALVNRPYILDLMPGRSVVEVLLKKGIPVYLIDWGSPGDEDKDLDLNHYINRYIHKVVQRVKKHSGSDKVNILGYCMGGTMSAMYTALHPEEVRNLILMTAGIDFKVDGTLNLWGDRPNFNVDKFVDAYGNAPADFLQSGFLIMKPIQNLVSKYVNFYENVDNEAFLESFLAMEKWLNDNIPVAGEVYREFIKYLYQENQLVEDKLKINGKPVHLKDITCPVLNLIAENDHLVPPASSIVFNDLVSSKDKKTIVFPAGHIGLSVSGKSLKGLWPEVSDWIIERSN, encoded by the coding sequence ATGACGATAAAATCCACAAAATTCATTCCAGCTTTAGACAAAGTAGAGAAGGCGAGGGAGAAATTCCTGAAGGCGCTCGACATAACGCTTCTAAATCCGCCGGACGTCGAAGTGGGCACGAGCCCGCACGAGGTGATATTCACCGAGAACAAGCTGAGGCTCCTGCACTATTACCCGCAGACGGAGGAAGCCTGCTCAACGCCCCTCATACTGGTATTCGCACTCGTTAACAGACCCTACATACTCGACCTCATGCCCGGAAGAAGCGTCGTCGAGGTGCTCCTTAAAAAGGGGATCCCGGTTTATCTCATAGACTGGGGCTCGCCCGGAGACGAGGACAAGGACCTCGACCTCAACCACTACATAAACAGATACATACACAAGGTAGTGCAGAGGGTGAAGAAGCACTCGGGCTCGGACAAGGTGAACATACTCGGATACTGCATGGGAGGGACCATGTCGGCCATGTACACCGCGCTTCACCCCGAAGAGGTGAGGAACCTGATACTCATGACCGCCGGCATAGATTTTAAGGTGGACGGCACGCTTAATTTGTGGGGCGACAGGCCGAATTTCAACGTGGACAAGTTCGTCGACGCTTACGGCAATGCGCCGGCCGATTTCCTCCAATCGGGATTTCTTATAATGAAGCCGATACAGAACCTCGTTTCGAAATACGTGAACTTTTACGAGAACGTTGACAACGAGGCTTTCCTGGAGAGCTTCCTCGCCATGGAAAAGTGGCTCAACGACAACATACCCGTCGCGGGCGAGGTATACAGGGAGTTCATAAAGTACCTGTATCAGGAGAACCAGCTCGTCGAGGACAAGCTCAAGATAAACGGAAAGCCGGTTCACCTGAAAGATATAACGTGTCCCGTCCTCAACCTGATAGCCGAAAACGACCACCTGGTGCCGCCGGCGTCGAGCATAGTTTTCAACGACCTCGTCTCAAGCAAGGACAA
- a CDS encoding poly(R)-hydroxyalkanoic acid synthase subunit PhaE, whose translation MSSESFDYSEQYKKLYEAWEKTMSEAMDVWKKNPIVKTGVEEAEDYDPMEQYKKFYDAWEKSSSEILEKWVNSPLFAANIGKAVEGSSDLKKRFDEAAEKVLRNMRFPTKTDIERVLSSINNLEEKINDLTDKLDDVSTPPPAASTRKKK comes from the coding sequence ATGAGCAGCGAAAGCTTCGATTATTCAGAGCAATACAAGAAACTTTACGAGGCGTGGGAAAAGACCATGTCCGAGGCCATGGACGTGTGGAAGAAAAACCCGATCGTAAAAACCGGCGTCGAAGAGGCGGAAGATTACGACCCCATGGAGCAGTATAAAAAGTTTTACGACGCCTGGGAAAAATCGTCCTCGGAGATACTGGAGAAGTGGGTGAACAGCCCCCTTTTCGCCGCAAACATAGGAAAGGCCGTCGAGGGATCGTCCGACCTCAAGAAGCGCTTCGACGAAGCCGCCGAGAAGGTGCTCAGGAACATGAGGTTCCCGACCAAGACCGACATTGAGCGTGTGCTCTCTTCGATAAACAACCTCGAGGAAAAAATCAACGATCTTACCGACAAGCTGGACGATGTAAGCACACCGCCGCCCGCCGCAAGCACGCGGAAGAAGAAATAA